Proteins from a genomic interval of Anatilimnocola floriformis:
- a CDS encoding site-specific integrase gives MTHTAIASPLPATIRLFDPTTIDLAPDDPSVPSVLWRLSQVFERCFTPLWIQPQALTDSTSTLYLDALGYWKKLVNDPPIGEITDYTTALFTSELLKQPGRKSEFMSIGTVRKHCTQIDKLLAFTGPKTRDKQGRKNLGLLDLPPMVDKPQADDDPPNGDFSLDEVQRLFAAADKMTTPRIEGVTPAAWWRALIVVACFTGLRISQLMRLEYADLNAPFITVWARNGSKGRKGKKQFLHPEALADILAIRTERTRIFEFPNWDKNKRWLQTQMERLLQHAAIPEERQFKFHGFRKMHATLIADQEGSTSSIQAAQLSLGHSHESTTKGSYINGSVQQKIVTASIQRLPSPKAKKVDDKQMQLFT, from the coding sequence ATGACCCACACCGCGATTGCCTCCCCGCTCCCCGCCACAATCCGACTCTTCGATCCGACGACGATCGACCTAGCGCCGGACGATCCCTCAGTGCCATCCGTCCTCTGGCGGTTGTCGCAAGTTTTCGAACGCTGCTTCACGCCGCTGTGGATTCAGCCGCAGGCCCTCACCGATTCGACTTCTACGCTGTACCTCGACGCGCTGGGCTACTGGAAAAAACTCGTCAACGATCCGCCGATCGGCGAGATCACCGACTACACCACGGCCTTGTTCACCTCGGAGTTGCTCAAGCAGCCAGGGCGCAAGAGCGAATTCATGTCGATCGGCACGGTACGGAAACACTGCACGCAGATCGACAAGCTGCTCGCGTTCACCGGACCCAAGACGCGCGACAAGCAGGGGCGCAAGAACCTCGGCCTGCTCGATCTGCCGCCGATGGTCGACAAGCCGCAAGCCGACGACGATCCCCCGAACGGCGATTTCTCGCTCGACGAAGTGCAGCGACTGTTTGCTGCAGCAGACAAGATGACGACGCCGAGAATCGAGGGCGTCACGCCGGCAGCGTGGTGGCGTGCGCTGATCGTCGTCGCTTGTTTCACCGGCCTCCGCATCAGCCAGCTGATGCGATTAGAGTACGCCGATCTGAACGCCCCGTTCATCACCGTTTGGGCTCGAAACGGTTCGAAGGGAAGGAAGGGCAAGAAGCAATTCCTACACCCGGAGGCGCTTGCCGACATCCTCGCGATCCGCACCGAGCGGACGCGCATCTTCGAATTCCCCAACTGGGACAAAAACAAGCGCTGGCTGCAGACGCAGATGGAGCGGCTGCTGCAGCACGCGGCCATTCCCGAAGAACGGCAGTTCAAGTTTCACGGGTTTCGCAAAATGCACGCGACGCTGATCGCCGACCAAGAGGGCTCGACGTCGTCGATTCAAGCAGCGCAGTTGTCGCTGGGGCACTCACACGAGAGCACCACGAAGGGCAGCTACATCAACGGCTCGGTGCAACAAAAGATCGTCACTGCGTCGATTCAGCGGCTGCCGTCGCCAAAGGCGAAGAAGGTCGACGACAAGCAAATGCAGCTCTTCACCTAG
- a CDS encoding helix-turn-helix domain-containing protein: MNLGLPVTSKSVINTGMNVMPAETTMHRVFCQNLRSMRAAGSLTQEAMADRLGMTQPQYAKIENGSHVPSLVTVERITIALGVSVAELLGSAHPMKQRSA, encoded by the coding sequence TTGAACCTTGGTTTGCCAGTTACTAGCAAGAGTGTTATAAACACCGGGATGAATGTGATGCCAGCCGAAACTACGATGCACCGCGTGTTCTGCCAGAACCTGCGATCGATGCGTGCAGCAGGCAGCCTTACGCAGGAAGCGATGGCAGATCGTCTAGGCATGACGCAGCCGCAATACGCGAAAATCGAGAACGGATCACACGTGCCATCGCTCGTAACCGTCGAGCGGATCACCATTGCACTCGGTGTTTCTGTTGCTGAGCTACTCGGCAGCGCACACCCGATGAAGCAGCGGTCAGCTTAG
- a CDS encoding DUF1501 domain-containing protein produces the protein MQSRRDFLQNLGQGVGSIALAGLLANDGSAAEKAVLHHPPKAKRVIQLFMAGAASAIDLFDFKPELVKHHGEMSDFGEPVEAFQNGLGPWLKPIWDFKPYGNCGKLLAEPVAELGKVVDELAFVHNVVGKTGVHSQATLLHATGFQLPGFPGMGSWCSYGLGSLNDNLPTFVVLPDHRGLASNGTKNWDSAFLPAQHSGTVIYPGTETPIADLYPHKNGSYINKTSEAAAQELLAKINGQHATARQTDARLESRIRSYELAAKMQLAAPEALDFSQEPEHILKLYGLDHIPAAFDKEINAREETVHFSRKCLAARRLLERGVRFVQIWSGNDNGFPRRNWDSHEDVQRDHGPLAAGMARGASALIQDLKQRGLLDDTIILWTTEFGRMPSSQGGKGRDHNPYCFTNWLCGGGIRGGVSHGPSDQWGYKPLDRDRPTQVYDIHATILHQLGLDHTRLTVRHNGIDRRLTDVHGHVIRELIAT, from the coding sequence ATGCAATCCCGCCGCGACTTTCTCCAAAACCTCGGCCAAGGTGTCGGCAGCATCGCGCTCGCTGGGCTACTCGCGAATGACGGGTCCGCTGCAGAAAAGGCTGTACTTCATCATCCTCCCAAAGCCAAACGCGTCATCCAGCTCTTCATGGCCGGCGCCGCGAGTGCCATCGATCTGTTCGATTTCAAACCCGAGCTCGTCAAGCATCACGGCGAGATGAGCGACTTCGGCGAACCCGTCGAAGCCTTTCAAAACGGCCTCGGGCCGTGGCTGAAACCGATCTGGGATTTCAAACCCTACGGCAACTGCGGCAAGCTTCTCGCCGAGCCTGTGGCCGAGCTCGGCAAAGTCGTCGATGAGCTCGCCTTTGTCCACAACGTCGTCGGCAAAACGGGAGTGCATAGCCAGGCGACGCTATTGCATGCCACCGGCTTTCAGCTGCCTGGTTTTCCCGGCATGGGTTCGTGGTGCAGTTATGGCCTCGGCAGTTTGAACGACAATCTGCCGACGTTCGTCGTGCTGCCAGACCATCGCGGCTTGGCCAGCAACGGCACGAAGAATTGGGACTCGGCGTTCCTCCCAGCCCAGCATAGCGGCACGGTGATTTATCCCGGCACGGAAACGCCGATCGCTGATTTGTATCCGCACAAAAACGGCAGCTATATCAACAAAACCAGCGAAGCCGCGGCCCAGGAACTCCTCGCGAAAATCAACGGCCAGCATGCGACCGCGCGACAAACCGATGCCCGGCTTGAATCGCGCATTCGCAGCTACGAGCTCGCCGCCAAGATGCAACTCGCCGCGCCCGAAGCCCTCGATTTCTCGCAAGAGCCCGAGCACATTTTAAAACTCTACGGCCTCGACCATATTCCCGCCGCGTTCGACAAAGAGATCAACGCTCGCGAGGAAACGGTGCACTTCTCGCGCAAGTGCCTCGCCGCTCGCCGATTGCTCGAGCGGGGCGTGCGGTTTGTGCAGATCTGGTCGGGGAACGACAATGGCTTTCCGCGTCGCAACTGGGATTCGCACGAAGACGTGCAGCGCGACCACGGCCCGCTCGCCGCCGGCATGGCCCGCGGCGCGAGTGCCCTCATTCAAGACCTCAAGCAACGCGGCTTGCTCGACGACACCATCATTCTCTGGACGACCGAGTTCGGCCGCATGCCCAGTTCGCAAGGCGGCAAAGGCCGAGACCACAATCCCTACTGCTTCACCAACTGGCTGTGCGGCGGCGGCATCCGGGGCGGCGTGTCGCACGGCCCCAGCGACCAATGGGGCTACAAACCGCTCGACCGCGACCGGCCCACGCAGGTCTACGACATCCACGCCACCATCCTGCACCAGCTGGGTCTCGACCACACCCGCCTCACCGTCCGCCACAACGGCATCGACCGCCGCCTGACCGACGTGCACGGCCACGTGATTCGAGAGTTGATCGCCACATGA